The Stratiformator vulcanicus genome has a segment encoding these proteins:
- the rimI gene encoding ribosomal protein S18-alanine N-acetyltransferase, producing the protein MPSVLAIEAESFEFPWTEEDFLCCLRQRNCIGMVAEVDDEVVGFMIYELQKSRLRVLNFAVASIFRRSKIGSAMINRLVEKLSQQRRREIILEVRETNLSAQLFFKQLGFRAFGVLRNRYEETEEDAYAMHFVMRPEQDMQSPFAPVNRISEVDAA; encoded by the coding sequence ATGCCGTCCGTCCTCGCGATTGAGGCGGAAAGCTTCGAGTTTCCTTGGACGGAAGAAGATTTTCTCTGCTGCCTTCGGCAGCGCAACTGCATCGGGATGGTCGCGGAAGTCGATGACGAGGTCGTCGGGTTCATGATCTACGAGTTGCAGAAGTCTCGCCTGCGAGTTCTCAACTTCGCCGTCGCGTCGATTTTCCGACGCAGCAAAATCGGTTCGGCGATGATCAATCGCCTTGTCGAGAAACTGTCTCAACAGCGCCGCCGCGAAATCATTCTCGAAGTCCGCGAGACAAATCTTTCAGCTCAACTGTTCTTTAAGCAGCTTGGTTTTCGAGCCTTCGGCGTGCTCCGCAATCGCTACGAAGAGACCGAAGAAGACGCCTACGCGATGCACTTCGTCATGCGGCCTGAGCAGGATATGCAGTCACCCTTTGCCCCGGTGAACCGCATCTCAGAAGTCGATGCGGCCTGA
- the gatB gene encoding Asp-tRNA(Asn)/Glu-tRNA(Gln) amidotransferase subunit GatB: MNYTTVIGLEVHVQLQTKTKLFSGCINRFNPDQPNTQTDPVTLGLPGTLPVMNRKAYELAVKVGLALNCNIAKFTKWDRKQYYYPDLPKAYQISQYDLPLCADGYLEITDAETGAHRKIGIIRAHLEEDAGKNLHEGGGDSKVDLNRAGTPLVEIVSQPDLRSAAEAKAYLEELKLLMTYLGVSDCNMQEGSLRCDVNVNLHVHTDDGHKVATPIVEVKNMNSFAGVEKACEYEAERQFEEFQETGKKLGEVPKATRGFDLDRGVTYKMREKEEAADYRYFPDPDLAPVTASDEFVESIRATLGEFPAAKRARYVEALELSDYDARVIIGQGVEFARYFETVEETCGDAKRAANWCTQDVQRDLNDRKLTIDEFPIPAEVLGDILKLIVDGKLTTKSARDLYGDLLELPREKVTKAKADEIIAEKGLEVVEDTGALDAAIDNVLAEPKNAKTISDVEGGKQQAVGPLIGQVMKQVKGADPKTVREMLLKKILS; this comes from the coding sequence ATGAACTACACAACCGTCATCGGACTTGAAGTCCACGTGCAATTGCAGACGAAGACCAAGCTCTTCAGCGGCTGCATCAATCGCTTCAATCCTGATCAGCCCAATACGCAGACCGACCCGGTGACGCTCGGATTGCCGGGAACGCTGCCGGTGATGAACCGTAAAGCGTATGAGCTCGCGGTGAAGGTCGGGCTGGCGCTCAACTGCAACATTGCGAAATTCACCAAGTGGGATCGCAAGCAGTACTACTACCCCGACCTGCCGAAGGCTTATCAGATCAGCCAGTACGATCTGCCGCTTTGTGCCGACGGCTATCTGGAAATTACCGATGCCGAGACCGGTGCGCATCGCAAGATCGGCATCATCCGGGCCCACCTCGAAGAAGACGCCGGTAAGAACCTGCACGAAGGGGGCGGCGACAGCAAAGTCGACCTGAACCGTGCGGGCACGCCGCTCGTCGAGATCGTCTCACAGCCCGACCTCCGCAGCGCCGCCGAAGCGAAAGCGTATCTGGAAGAATTAAAGCTCTTAATGACCTACCTCGGCGTCTCCGACTGCAACATGCAGGAAGGCTCGCTCCGCTGCGATGTGAACGTCAACCTGCATGTCCACACGGATGACGGCCACAAAGTCGCCACGCCGATCGTTGAAGTAAAGAATATGAACAGCTTCGCCGGCGTCGAGAAGGCGTGCGAGTACGAAGCGGAGCGGCAGTTCGAAGAGTTTCAAGAGACCGGTAAGAAACTCGGGGAGGTGCCCAAAGCGACTCGCGGCTTCGACCTCGACCGCGGCGTCACCTATAAGATGCGCGAAAAGGAAGAAGCGGCCGACTACCGCTATTTCCCCGACCCCGACCTCGCCCCGGTCACCGCGAGCGACGAGTTCGTAGAGTCGATCCGCGCGACTCTCGGCGAGTTCCCGGCTGCGAAGCGGGCCCGCTATGTCGAGGCGCTCGAGCTTTCCGACTACGACGCGCGAGTCATCATCGGGCAGGGGGTCGAGTTCGCCCGTTACTTTGAAACCGTCGAAGAGACCTGCGGCGATGCCAAACGGGCTGCCAACTGGTGTACCCAGGATGTGCAGCGCGATCTGAATGACCGCAAGCTCACGATCGACGAGTTCCCGATCCCCGCCGAAGTGCTGGGCGACATCCTCAAACTGATTGTCGATGGCAAGCTCACCACCAAGAGCGCTCGCGATCTCTACGGCGACCTGCTGGAGTTGCCGCGCGAGAAAGTCACGAAGGCGAAAGCCGACGAAATCATTGCCGAGAAGGGTCTCGAAGTGGTCGAGGATACCGGCGCCCTCGATGCGGCGATCGACAACGTGCTCGCCGAGCCGAAGAACGCAAAGACGATCTCCGACGTCGAAGGCGGCAAGCAGCAAGCCGTCGGCCCACTCATCGGCCAAGTGATGAAGCAGGTCAAAGGGGCCGACCCCAAGACGGTCCGGGAGATGCTGTTAAAAAAGATTTTGAGCTGA
- the gatA gene encoding Asp-tRNA(Asn)/Glu-tRNA(Gln) amidotransferase subunit GatA yields the protein MAQADQIIAKSADELARLIADGGLSSTEVTTAFLDRIDAVDSQVEAFLHVDREDALKQAGEVDNKRSAGEALGPLAGVPIAVKDVLCDETKACTCASRMLENFRPPYSSHVVNRLKAADAVLIGRTNMDEFAMGSSTENSGFQKTKNPWSLDSTPGGSSGGSAAAVAASMAPLALGTDTGGSIRQPAGFCGIVGLKPTYGRVSRYGLVAFASSLDQVGPMSHDVSGSARLLQAIAGHDPLDSTSLPEPVPDYLSTIDQPIDGLRIGICREHYGEGLSPEVDRAVQAAVDTYIEQGAEVVDVELPHSKYSVATYYIIAPSEASSNLARYDGIHYGYRAEKFDDMIDLYARSRGESFGAEVKRRIMLGTYALSAGYSDQYYNKALKVRRLIRRDFDDAFSKVDVILSPVTPSPAFKIGELADDPLAMYLSDIYTISANLAGIPGISIPAGQSESGLPIGLQLLGPTFGEETLFRAARMFEQRTDWHKQRAALA from the coding sequence ATGGCTCAGGCAGACCAGATCATCGCAAAATCGGCTGACGAACTCGCCCGACTCATCGCGGACGGCGGCCTCTCATCGACCGAAGTCACGACCGCGTTTCTCGACCGCATTGACGCAGTCGACTCGCAGGTGGAAGCCTTCCTGCACGTCGATCGCGAAGACGCCCTCAAACAAGCCGGGGAGGTCGACAACAAGCGGTCAGCCGGAGAAGCCCTCGGCCCGCTCGCCGGCGTACCAATTGCGGTCAAGGATGTCCTCTGCGATGAGACGAAGGCCTGCACCTGTGCGAGCCGGATGCTGGAGAACTTCCGGCCGCCTTATTCGTCGCACGTCGTCAACAGGTTGAAGGCGGCCGACGCCGTATTGATTGGCCGCACAAACATGGACGAGTTTGCGATGGGCTCGTCGACCGAGAATTCGGGCTTCCAGAAAACGAAGAATCCGTGGAGCCTCGACAGCACCCCCGGCGGCTCCAGTGGCGGAAGCGCTGCCGCGGTCGCGGCTTCGATGGCCCCGCTCGCCCTCGGCACCGACACCGGTGGCTCGATCCGCCAACCGGCCGGCTTTTGCGGTATTGTCGGCTTGAAGCCCACGTATGGCCGCGTCTCACGATACGGTCTCGTCGCCTTTGCCAGTTCGCTCGATCAAGTGGGGCCGATGTCTCACGACGTCTCCGGATCGGCCCGGTTACTGCAGGCGATCGCGGGGCATGATCCGCTCGATTCGACTTCGCTGCCCGAGCCGGTCCCCGATTATCTCTCGACGATCGACCAACCGATCGACGGACTCCGCATCGGTATCTGCCGGGAGCACTACGGCGAAGGCCTCAGCCCCGAAGTCGACCGGGCGGTGCAGGCGGCGGTCGACACTTATATCGAGCAGGGGGCCGAGGTCGTCGACGTTGAGTTGCCCCATTCGAAGTACTCCGTCGCGACCTACTACATCATTGCGCCGTCGGAGGCCTCCAGTAACCTCGCCCGCTATGACGGTATTCACTACGGCTACCGGGCCGAGAAGTTCGACGACATGATCGACCTTTACGCCCGCAGCCGTGGTGAGTCGTTCGGGGCCGAAGTGAAACGCCGCATCATGCTCGGGACTTACGCCCTGAGCGCCGGGTACAGCGATCAGTATTACAACAAAGCCTTGAAGGTCCGCCGGTTGATCCGCCGTGACTTCGACGATGCGTTCTCCAAAGTCGACGTAATCCTCTCGCCGGTCACGCCGTCGCCCGCATTCAAGATCGGCGAGTTGGCCGATGACCCGCTCGCGATGTACCTCTCGGACATCTACACGATCAGTGCGAATCTCGCCGGCATTCCCGGCATTTCGATTCCTGCGGGTCAGAGCGAAAGCGGACTTCCGATCGGCCTGCAATTACTCGGCCCGACCTTCGGCGAGGAAACCCTCTTCCGCGCTGCCCGCATGTTCGAACAACGCACCGACTGGCATAAACAGCGAGCTGCGCTCGCGTAG
- a CDS encoding DHH family phosphoesterase, which translates to MKIDWEPLRPILEEGEKFILTSHVRPDADALGSELGLAAILEDAGKSVAIVNPSAAPGHLDFLDADGVVHKLGETIDANRVEDADVHIVIDTSAWTQLGDLGTILRRTSAKKVVIDHHVSSDDIGAVEFKDVSAEASGVLVVELADALGFELPKRAAVPLFAAIATDTGWFRFPSTKPSTYETIARLVALGARPEYVYRMLYERKSVGRLRLAGRVLGRIEFAADGRIAYTWVTQADFKDLGAQQADTEDLVNECLTLDGTEAAFIAIEQENGSIKVSLRSRTGLNVAAVAEKFGGGGHRQAAGTVLPGPVDAAVKKALAALLEAVDQKA; encoded by the coding sequence ATGAAAATCGATTGGGAGCCGCTACGTCCGATTTTGGAGGAGGGTGAGAAGTTCATCCTCACCAGCCACGTGCGTCCCGATGCCGACGCCCTCGGATCGGAATTGGGGCTGGCGGCGATTTTGGAAGACGCCGGAAAGTCGGTGGCGATCGTCAATCCTTCGGCCGCTCCCGGGCACCTCGATTTCCTCGATGCCGACGGCGTCGTGCATAAGCTCGGAGAGACAATCGACGCCAATCGCGTCGAAGATGCCGACGTGCATATTGTGATCGATACGAGCGCGTGGACGCAGCTTGGCGATTTGGGAACGATCCTTCGCCGGACCTCCGCGAAGAAAGTCGTCATTGATCACCACGTCAGTAGCGACGATATCGGGGCGGTCGAATTTAAGGACGTCTCCGCGGAAGCGTCCGGCGTGCTGGTGGTCGAACTGGCTGACGCCCTCGGCTTTGAATTGCCGAAGCGTGCGGCCGTCCCACTTTTTGCCGCCATCGCGACCGATACCGGATGGTTTCGTTTTCCATCGACGAAGCCTTCGACGTACGAGACGATAGCCCGGCTGGTCGCCTTGGGGGCTCGGCCGGAATATGTCTATCGGATGTTATACGAGCGCAAATCGGTCGGCCGATTGCGATTGGCCGGTCGCGTACTCGGGCGGATCGAATTCGCGGCGGACGGACGTATTGCCTACACCTGGGTGACCCAGGCCGACTTCAAAGATCTCGGTGCTCAGCAGGCCGACACCGAAGACCTCGTCAATGAGTGCCTGACGCTCGACGGAACCGAGGCCGCGTTCATCGCGATCGAGCAGGAAAATGGCTCGATCAAAGTCAGCCTCCGCAGCCGCACCGGCCTCAACGTGGCCGCAGTCGCCGAAAAGTTCGGCGGAGGCGGCCACCGCCAAGCGGCAGGCACCGTCCTCCCCGGACCGGTCGACGCCGCGGTGAAGAAAGCCCTCGCGGCGCTGCTTGAGGCTGTCGATCAGAAGGCATAG
- the ilvE gene encoding branched-chain-amino-acid transaminase, translating into MSLQVFLNDRLVPKEEATVSVFDHGLLYGDGVFEGIRVYGGKVFLHPEHIERLFESARAIRLEIPMSPDEMTRAVEKTVAANNISDGYVRLVVTRGSGSLGLDIRRTSDPQVIIIADTITLYPPEIYEEGMPLVTASTIRNHPQALSPRIKSLNYLNNIMAKVEGSDAGTVEALMMNHKGEVAECTGDNIFIVKHGVLKTPPIDAGILDGITRRAVLRLAREAEIPSEEVTLTRHDLYVADECFLTGSAAEVVPVISLDGRPIGDGKPGRTTNRLLEAFRDLTRK; encoded by the coding sequence ATGTCGCTGCAGGTGTTTCTCAACGACCGACTCGTGCCCAAGGAAGAGGCGACCGTCAGCGTCTTTGATCACGGCCTGCTCTACGGCGACGGCGTCTTCGAAGGCATCCGCGTCTACGGCGGCAAAGTCTTCTTGCATCCCGAGCACATCGAACGGCTGTTCGAGAGCGCGCGAGCGATCCGGCTCGAAATTCCGATGTCGCCAGACGAAATGACGCGGGCGGTTGAGAAGACGGTCGCGGCCAACAACATCTCCGACGGCTACGTGCGACTTGTTGTGACGCGGGGATCCGGGTCGTTGGGACTCGATATCCGCCGCACGAGCGATCCGCAGGTCATCATTATCGCCGATACGATCACGCTTTATCCGCCGGAAATTTACGAAGAGGGCATGCCGCTGGTGACGGCGAGCACGATCCGTAATCACCCGCAGGCGCTGAGCCCGCGAATTAAGTCGCTCAACTACCTCAACAACATCATGGCCAAAGTCGAGGGGTCGGACGCCGGAACCGTTGAGGCTTTGATGATGAATCACAAAGGCGAAGTCGCCGAATGTACCGGCGACAATATTTTCATTGTGAAGCACGGCGTGCTGAAGACGCCGCCGATTGATGCGGGGATTCTCGACGGCATTACCCGCCGCGCGGTATTGCGACTGGCCAGGGAGGCGGAAATCCCATCAGAAGAGGTCACCCTGACTCGGCATGATCTCTACGTGGCGGACGAGTGCTTCCTCACCGGCTCAGCGGCGGAAGTCGTGCCGGTCATCAGTTTGGACGGTCGTCCGATCGGCGATGGCAAACCGGGCCGAACGACCAATCGATTACTTGAGGCCTTCCGCGATCTGACCCGAAAATGA
- a CDS encoding BON domain-containing protein, with product METLAGRHLVEKDVQTTLESHPAYRFSDLVVHRISDGVCLTGVVDVNDDAPDVEAVAQQISGVERVLNQLVTCGKGRVR from the coding sequence ATGGAGACACTCGCAGGAAGGCACTTGGTGGAAAAAGACGTGCAGACGACGCTGGAGAGCCACCCGGCTTACCGGTTCTCGGACTTGGTCGTGCATCGAATCAGCGACGGGGTCTGCCTGACCGGTGTCGTGGACGTGAACGATGACGCGCCGGACGTCGAAGCGGTCGCTCAGCAGATTTCCGGCGTCGAACGTGTGCTCAATCAGTTGGTCACATGCGGCAAGGGCCGTGTCCGCTGA
- the gatC gene encoding Asp-tRNA(Asn)/Glu-tRNA(Gln) amidotransferase subunit GatC codes for MAEQFTSEDVRKVASLARLRLEDAELETFAGQMTDILKYVEMLEEVDTEGVEPMAHAVERSNVLREDEPTQMLPREAALANAPKTDGKFFLVPQIIDAE; via the coding sequence GTGGCTGAGCAGTTCACCAGCGAAGACGTTAGAAAGGTCGCCTCACTGGCCCGACTCCGACTCGAAGATGCCGAGTTGGAGACATTCGCCGGGCAGATGACCGACATCCTCAAATACGTGGAGATGCTCGAAGAGGTCGACACGGAGGGCGTCGAACCGATGGCCCACGCGGTTGAGCGCAGCAATGTCCTCCGCGAGGACGAACCGACGCAGATGCTTCCGCGCGAGGCGGCCCTCGCCAATGCTCCGAAGACCGACGGCAAGTTCTTTCTGGTGCCGCAAATTATCGACGCCGAATAA
- a CDS encoding DUF3072 domain-containing protein — protein sequence MSKQTKSDPKQTQPDGPDNRVKVPENWTTGDEEMTGAQASYLKTLSEEAGVEFDPAPTKAEASERINELQEQTGRGK from the coding sequence ATGAGCAAGCAGACAAAGTCCGACCCCAAGCAAACGCAGCCGGACGGACCTGACAACCGGGTCAAAGTCCCGGAGAATTGGACGACCGGCGACGAAGAGATGACCGGCGCTCAGGCGTCGTACCTGAAGACGTTGTCCGAAGAGGCCGGTGTCGAATTCGACCCCGCTCCGACGAAGGCCGAAGCATCGGAGCGGATTAACGAATTGCAGGAGCAGACCGGGCGTGGAAAATAA
- a CDS encoding carbon storage regulator — protein sequence MLVLTRKQAETIQIGDNVTIKVIRTGKGSVKIGIDAPSDIRVLRGELAVRDEEPTGEDDAEKAVVTPDFEDSAAMPATVSYSGYFVLPQAV from the coding sequence ATGTTAGTTTTGACTCGTAAGCAGGCTGAAACGATTCAAATTGGCGACAACGTCACGATCAAGGTGATCCGGACTGGGAAGGGTTCCGTTAAGATCGGCATCGATGCTCCCAGCGACATCCGCGTGCTGCGTGGCGAACTGGCCGTGCGGGACGAAGAGCCGACCGGGGAAGACGACGCTGAGAAGGCTGTCGTCACGCCCGATTTCGAAGACTCGGCGGCGATGCCGGCGACGGTCAGCTACTCAGGCTACTTCGTGCTGCCTCAGGCTGTCTGA
- a CDS encoding S41 family peptidase, with protein sequence MNISTLFQNASQWAISVLTATVLAAPLAAADFGPAPSTFATDSVRSNFDSRYEQDLRLDRRDYRSRDNDRISNDRSNNGSYDRQIDYRTRKPVNDQRDRTPLRNYDELFRNRPIDRNLDRNPIDLDFGREPAVPTQPAEPTGVDLVDAKLSQRYGNPVTLRFIQSTSGQQFVNLYMEISRMIDARHYEPTSYQDRVAQAVTNLKRAVSNPEFQRAYNLNPSRDRIAAFERGVDECIASRSISNANDAMNAMYCVANVASSTLNLGGTAVAAEFVYGATESLDKYSAFLPEDPSGRQGAVLDVPGKTAGVMDTHVVGIGVEIKPHDNGIIVVRALRGGPAEAGGVERGDVITSINGQSLKGRSLDYAVDLITGPIGSPVMLGIAKANGASNSVTLRRAQVELRSVSEAKMIDSRAGVGYIKLDKFAATTDKEMDEALWDLHNKGMKSLVFDLRGNPGGLLTTAISVSNKFLPSGGIVSTKGRTAEDNMSESASRARTWKVPLVVLVDENSASASEIFAAAIQDNRRGVVVGRRSYGKGTVQTHFPVSTVRGNLKITTALFYSPTGRKMAGAGVTPDIEVRDGNYDLLKPLTQDVDVIAAHKAATGNDVREMASAAERGVNYDQLSRR encoded by the coding sequence ATGAATATTTCGACCCTTTTTCAAAACGCTTCGCAGTGGGCGATCTCAGTGCTCACTGCCACGGTTCTCGCGGCTCCGTTGGCCGCTGCCGACTTCGGCCCCGCGCCGTCGACGTTCGCGACCGACTCGGTTCGGTCGAACTTCGACTCGCGATATGAGCAAGACCTGCGGTTGGATCGACGCGACTATCGCAGCCGCGACAACGATCGAATCAGCAACGACCGAAGCAATAACGGAAGCTACGATCGCCAAATCGACTATCGGACGCGGAAGCCGGTCAACGATCAGCGTGATCGCACTCCGCTTCGGAACTACGACGAGTTGTTCCGGAATCGCCCGATCGATCGAAATCTCGATCGCAATCCGATCGACCTCGACTTCGGACGGGAACCGGCTGTTCCGACTCAACCGGCTGAACCGACCGGTGTCGATCTTGTCGACGCCAAGTTGAGCCAACGCTACGGCAACCCCGTCACGCTGCGGTTCATCCAGTCGACCAGCGGTCAGCAATTCGTGAATCTCTACATGGAGATTTCGCGGATGATCGATGCCCGGCACTACGAGCCGACCTCTTATCAGGATCGGGTGGCACAGGCTGTGACGAACTTGAAGCGAGCGGTTTCGAATCCGGAATTTCAACGGGCCTACAACCTCAATCCGAGCCGGGATCGTATCGCGGCCTTCGAACGGGGAGTAGACGAGTGCATCGCGAGCCGTTCGATCTCGAATGCCAACGATGCCATGAACGCCATGTACTGTGTCGCCAACGTGGCTTCCAGCACGCTGAACCTGGGCGGAACGGCCGTCGCCGCGGAGTTTGTCTACGGTGCGACTGAATCGCTCGACAAATACTCGGCCTTCCTGCCGGAAGACCCGTCGGGCCGACAGGGAGCCGTCCTCGATGTCCCCGGCAAGACCGCCGGTGTGATGGACACGCACGTTGTCGGAATCGGTGTCGAGATTAAGCCGCACGACAACGGGATTATCGTGGTGCGGGCTCTGCGTGGCGGTCCTGCCGAAGCTGGCGGGGTCGAGCGAGGTGACGTCATCACATCGATCAACGGGCAGAGCCTGAAGGGACGCAGCCTCGACTACGCGGTCGACCTCATCACCGGACCGATCGGCTCGCCGGTCATGCTCGGGATTGCGAAGGCCAACGGGGCGAGCAACTCGGTCACGTTGCGACGTGCTCAGGTGGAACTGCGAAGCGTGAGTGAAGCGAAAATGATCGACAGCCGGGCGGGTGTGGGCTACATCAAGCTCGACAAGTTCGCCGCCACGACCGACAAGGAAATGGACGAAGCCCTGTGGGACCTTCACAACAAAGGCATGAAATCGCTCGTGTTCGACCTGCGGGGCAACCCGGGCGGTCTGCTCACTACGGCGATCAGTGTCTCGAACAAGTTTCTGCCTTCGGGTGGCATCGTCTCGACGAAAGGCCGCACGGCTGAGGACAACATGTCGGAAAGTGCGAGCCGAGCCCGAACCTGGAAGGTTCCGCTGGTTGTGCTGGTTGATGAAAACAGTGCGAGTGCCAGTGAAATCTTCGCCGCCGCGATTCAGGACAATCGTCGCGGAGTGGTTGTGGGACGCCGGTCGTACGGCAAGGGCACGGTGCAGACGCACTTCCCGGTCAGCACTGTTCGGGGCAACCTGAAGATTACGACTGCTCTGTTTTACTCGCCGACGGGACGCAAGATGGCCGGAGCCGGTGTGACACCGGACATCGAAGTCCGCGACGGCAACTACGATCTGCTGAAACCGCTGACGCAGGATGTCGATGTCATCGCCGCTCACAAAGCAGCGACCGGCAACGACGTCCGGGAGATGGCTTCGGCGGCTGAGCGTGGTGTGAACTACGATCAGCTCAGCCGACGCTAA
- a CDS encoding ferrochelatase, translating into MSEHQVQRSATDFDAVLVVSFGGPEKREDVLPFLENVLRGRNVPRERMLEVAEHYYHFDGVSPINEQCRELIEALKSEFDSSGVTLPIYWGNRNWNPFLTDTIEQMKADGVRNALALVLSSYSSYSGCRQYRENVYAACDQIDGDAPKFGKIRVWYNHPLWVQANADRVSAALDEFEAEARESAHLAFTAHSIPASMAQTSAYEQQLRESCRLVAEAVGVPESRWELVFQSRSGRPQDPWLEPDICDHLRSLREKEVAYVVISPIGFVSDHMEVLYDLDDEARGVADEIGLTMVRAKTVGTHPDFVKMLRELVQERLDRDQPQRACGQFGPNHDVCPVDCCAPPPRRRPVPAGGN; encoded by the coding sequence ATGTCGGAGCATCAGGTTCAACGCTCGGCGACCGATTTTGACGCCGTGCTTGTCGTTTCTTTCGGCGGGCCGGAGAAACGAGAGGACGTGCTGCCGTTTCTCGAAAACGTATTGCGCGGTCGAAACGTCCCACGTGAGCGAATGCTCGAAGTCGCCGAGCACTACTATCATTTCGACGGCGTCAGTCCGATCAACGAGCAATGCCGGGAGTTGATCGAGGCATTGAAGTCCGAGTTCGATTCGTCAGGCGTGACGCTTCCGATCTATTGGGGCAATCGCAATTGGAATCCATTCCTGACCGACACGATCGAACAGATGAAGGCTGACGGCGTTCGCAACGCGTTGGCTCTCGTCCTGTCTTCCTACAGTTCGTATTCCGGCTGTCGGCAGTATCGAGAGAATGTTTACGCCGCGTGCGATCAGATCGATGGCGATGCGCCGAAGTTCGGCAAAATACGGGTGTGGTACAATCATCCTTTGTGGGTGCAGGCGAACGCCGATCGCGTTTCAGCCGCGCTTGATGAGTTCGAAGCGGAAGCGAGAGAGTCGGCACATCTGGCTTTCACGGCTCACAGTATTCCCGCATCGATGGCGCAGACGTCCGCCTACGAGCAACAACTCCGCGAGTCTTGTCGCCTTGTCGCCGAGGCGGTCGGCGTACCGGAGTCGCGTTGGGAGCTCGTGTTTCAAAGTCGCAGTGGCCGGCCGCAGGATCCGTGGCTGGAACCCGATATTTGTGACCATCTGCGGTCACTACGGGAAAAAGAGGTCGCGTATGTTGTCATTTCGCCGATCGGGTTCGTCTCCGACCACATGGAAGTGCTGTACGACCTTGATGATGAGGCCCGCGGCGTCGCCGATGAGATTGGCCTCACGATGGTGCGGGCGAAAACCGTTGGGACGCACCCCGACTTCGTGAAGATGCTGCGTGAACTCGTTCAGGAGCGGCTTGACCGCGATCAACCACAGCGGGCCTGCGGTCAATTCGGGCCGAACCACGACGTCTGCCCCGTCGACTGCTGCGCCCCTCCGCCGCGCCGGCGTCCTGTCCCAGCGGGCGGGAACTGA